From a single Podarcis raffonei isolate rPodRaf1 chromosome 10, rPodRaf1.pri, whole genome shotgun sequence genomic region:
- the POLDIP3 gene encoding polymerase delta-interacting protein 3 isoform X2, with the protein MADLSLDELIRKRGVSVNTKGRLNTRPLFGGRPRIGVQQTFLSRSAPSVGFQRTFDARQKIGLTDARHKIGVKDAREKLLQKDARFKIQGKVQDAREMLNSRKQQVTKVVDAREKISLKRSTPSAAVVKAAVETVAPAMKITKTIQQKAATPLHTHPACMKVNIVNNHTNKQSPYDVEDDEETVSPLPNKQMKITTTNSFLHSAAGLSGNKFSLSKTVPLTKVVQNDTYTAPTAPPSPIRTKALTNMSRTLVTKEEPPKEPPPVEPAFSPLEGTKMTVNNLHPRVTEEDIVELFCVCGALKRARLVHPGMAEVVFVKKEDAITAYKKYNNRCLDGQPMKCNLHMNGNIITSDQPILLYVHMVD; encoded by the exons ATGGCGGACTTGTCTCTGGACGAGCTGATCCGGAAACGTGGCGTCAGTGTGAACACGAAGGGGAG GCTGAACACAAGGCCATTATTTGGCGGTAGACCTCGAATTGGTGTTCAACAAACTTTTCTAAGCAGATCAGCACCAAGTGTTGGTTTCCAGAGGACATTTGATGCACGACAGAAGATTGGCCTTACTGATGCCCGACACAAAATTGGCGTGAAAGATGCCCGGGAGAAACTGCTTCAGAAAGATGCCAGGTTTAAAATCCAAGGAAAAGTGCAAGACGCCCGGGAAATGCTGAATTCCCGAAAGCAGCAagtgaccaaagttgttgatgcCAGAGAGAAGATCAGTCTGAAAAGGAGCACTCCTAGTGCAGCCGTTGTGAAAGCTGCTGTGGAAACGGTGGCCCCTGCCATGAAGATCACAAAAACAATTCAA CAGAAGGCTGCAACTCCATTGCACACTCATCCTGCATGCATGAAGGTCAACATTGTGAACAATCACACAAACAAGCAG TCTCCGTATGATGTAGAAGATGATGAAGAAACTGTTTCTCCCCTTCCTAATAAGCAAATGAAGATCACtaccacaaacagctttctgcaCAGTGCG GCTGGACTCAGTGGCAACAAGTTCTCTCTGTCAAAGACAGTCCCCCTCACGAAAGTTGTGCAGAATGACACCTATACAGCCCCCACAGCTCCACCGTCCCCCATCCGGACAAAGGCCCTGACAAACATGTCCCGAACCTTGGTGACCAAGGAAGAACCCCCCAAAGAGCCACCACCAGTTGAG CCGGCCTTCAGCCCATTAGAAGGTACTAAAATGACTGTGAATAATCTGCACCCTCGAGTCACTGAAGAGGATATTGTT GAGTTGTTCTGTGTATGTGGTGCCCTAAAGCGAGCCCGTTTAGTGCACCCCGGAATGGCTGAGGTGGTGTTTGTGAAGAAGGAAGATGCCATTACTGCGTATAAGAAATACAACAACAGATGCTTGGATG GCCAGCCAATGAAATGCAACCTTCATATGAATGGGAATATCATCACATCAGACCAACCTATCTTGCTGTATGTGCATATGG TCGATTGA
- the LUC7L2 gene encoding putative RNA-binding protein Luc7-like 2 isoform X3, giving the protein MDLGECLKVHDLALRADYEIASKEQDFFFELDAMDHLQSFIADCDRRTEVAKKRLAETQEEISAEVAAKAERVHELNEEIGKLLAKVEQLGADGNVEESQKVMDEVEKARAKKREAEEVYRNSMPASSFQQQKLRVCEVCSAYLGLHDNDRRLADHFGGKLHLGFIEIREKLEELRRIVADKQEKRNQERLKRREEREKEEREKLRRSRSHSKNPKRSRSRDRRRHRSRSSSRERKKRTRSRSREKRHRHRSRSTSRSRSRSHQRSRHSSRDRSRERSSKKRSSKERASRDQERSRDRNRTSHDKERSPREKSPRDRDCKDRKRSYESANGRSEDRRSSEEREAGEI; this is encoded by the exons ATGGACCTTGGAGAATGTCTGAAGGTGCATGACTTGGCATTAAGAGCCGATTATGAAATTGCATCCAAAGAACAAGACTTTTTCTTTGAGCTTGAc gcAATGGATCATCTACAGTCATTCATTGCTGATTGTGATCGAAGAACTGAAGTGGCAAAGAAAAGACTGGCTGAAACCCAAGAAGAAATCAGTGCTGAAGTTGCAGCCAAA GCTGAAAGAGTCCATGAATTGAATGAGGAAATTGGAAAGCTGCTTGCAAAGGTGGAACAACTTGGAGCTGATGGAAATGTGGAAGAATCTCAGAAAGTAATGGATGAAGTGGAGAAAGCAAGGGCAAAGAAAAGAGAAGCAGAG GAAGTATACAGGAATTCCATGCCTGCTTCCAGCTTTCAGCAACAGAAGCTTCGAGTTTGTGAAGTATGCTCAGCATATCTTGGTCTACATGATAATGACAGGCGGCTTGCTGATCACTTCGGAGGAAAATTGCACTTGGGCTTTATTGAAATAAGAGAGAAGCTTGAAGAACTCAGG AGAATTGTGGCTGATAAGCAAGAGAAACGAAACCAAGAACGTCTAAAGcgcagggaagagagagagaaggaagaaagggaaaagcTAAGGAG ATCTCGATCTCATAGCAAGAACCCTAAAAG GTCAAGATCCCGAGATCGCCGTAGACATCGATCTCGTTCTTCCTCACGTGAGCGAAAGAAAAGAACTCGCTCCAGATCCCGTGAGAAACGTCACCGTCACAGGTCTCGTTCCACCAGTCGCAGCAGGAGCCGCAGCCACCAGAGAAGCAGGCATAGCTCCCGGGACAGGAGCAGAGAACGCAGTTCTAAAAAAAG ATCCTCAAAAGAAAGAGCTTCCAGAGATCAAGAACGATCAAGAGACCGTAACAGAACATCACATGACAAAGAAAGGAGCCCCAGAGAAAAGTCACCTAGAGACCGAGATTGCAAAGACAGGAAGCGTTCCTATGAAAGTGCTAATGGCAGATCAGAAGACAGGAGAAGCTCAGAAGAGCGTGAAGCAGGAGAAATATAA
- the POLDIP3 gene encoding polymerase delta-interacting protein 3 isoform X1 produces MADLSLDELIRKRGVSVNTKGRLNTRPLFGGRPRIGVQQTFLSRSAPSVGFQRTFDARQKIGLTDARHKIGVKDAREKLLQKDARFKIQGKVQDAREMLNSRKQQVTKVVDAREKISLKRSTPSAAVVKAAVETVAPAMKITKTIQQKAATPLHTHPACMKVNIVNNHTNKQSPYDVEDDEETVSPLPNKQMKITTTNSFLHSAAGLSGNKFSLSKTVPLTKVVQNDTYTAPTAPPSPIRTKALTNMSRTLVTKEEPPKEPPPVEPAFSPLEGTKMTVNNLHPRVTEEDIVELFCVCGALKRARLVHPGMAEVVFVKKEDAITAYKKYNNRCLDGQPMKCNLHMNGNIITSDQPILLRLSDTPSVKKEGEPRRTSVGAASNPPAEVDPDTILKALFKSSGTSASVQPTEFKIKL; encoded by the exons ATGGCGGACTTGTCTCTGGACGAGCTGATCCGGAAACGTGGCGTCAGTGTGAACACGAAGGGGAG GCTGAACACAAGGCCATTATTTGGCGGTAGACCTCGAATTGGTGTTCAACAAACTTTTCTAAGCAGATCAGCACCAAGTGTTGGTTTCCAGAGGACATTTGATGCACGACAGAAGATTGGCCTTACTGATGCCCGACACAAAATTGGCGTGAAAGATGCCCGGGAGAAACTGCTTCAGAAAGATGCCAGGTTTAAAATCCAAGGAAAAGTGCAAGACGCCCGGGAAATGCTGAATTCCCGAAAGCAGCAagtgaccaaagttgttgatgcCAGAGAGAAGATCAGTCTGAAAAGGAGCACTCCTAGTGCAGCCGTTGTGAAAGCTGCTGTGGAAACGGTGGCCCCTGCCATGAAGATCACAAAAACAATTCAA CAGAAGGCTGCAACTCCATTGCACACTCATCCTGCATGCATGAAGGTCAACATTGTGAACAATCACACAAACAAGCAG TCTCCGTATGATGTAGAAGATGATGAAGAAACTGTTTCTCCCCTTCCTAATAAGCAAATGAAGATCACtaccacaaacagctttctgcaCAGTGCG GCTGGACTCAGTGGCAACAAGTTCTCTCTGTCAAAGACAGTCCCCCTCACGAAAGTTGTGCAGAATGACACCTATACAGCCCCCACAGCTCCACCGTCCCCCATCCGGACAAAGGCCCTGACAAACATGTCCCGAACCTTGGTGACCAAGGAAGAACCCCCCAAAGAGCCACCACCAGTTGAG CCGGCCTTCAGCCCATTAGAAGGTACTAAAATGACTGTGAATAATCTGCACCCTCGAGTCACTGAAGAGGATATTGTT GAGTTGTTCTGTGTATGTGGTGCCCTAAAGCGAGCCCGTTTAGTGCACCCCGGAATGGCTGAGGTGGTGTTTGTGAAGAAGGAAGATGCCATTACTGCGTATAAGAAATACAACAACAGATGCTTGGATG GCCAGCCAATGAAATGCAACCTTCATATGAATGGGAATATCATCACATCAGACCAACCTATCTTGCT TCGATTGAGTGACACCCCCTCAGTGAAGAAGGAAGGTGAACCACGTCGGACAAGTGTAGGAGCCGCCTCAAATCCACCAGCTGAAGTGGATCCTGATACCATCTTAAAAGCACTCTTCAAATCCTCAGGGACCTCCGCCTCTGTGCAACCTACAGAGTTCAAAATCAAACTTTGA